A window from Malassezia japonica chromosome 1, complete sequence encodes these proteins:
- the MSH3 gene encoding Mismatch repair protein msh3 (BUSCO:EOG09260LI6; EggNog:ENOG503NUIG; antiSMASH:Cluster_1; COG:L) — MPPRQASLHAFFGASRAPKRARVEEEDTQEKEALVPEGREAEAREAEEPMPDAPQSHARTNLLDTLRFDAHASEASPTLPPIRPPRPTHAAFTSVVAPRHKAAQGAVKYTPLEQQILQLKKENPGVLLLVEVGYKMKFYQEDARIASQLLNIACFPEKNLEAAMIPVPRLSVHVKRLVAHGYKVGVCRQTETRALKAATENANKPFTRQLTALYTASTWIDEVGAAQSPDELGGEQVLLTVSERPHGDRVEIGMAAVDVATAAVTHDMFVDDGLRSELETRLAHLAPKELVLPSGLSAQTERILRAYAAHARGEQPARVECVDGVHAKDAAAVLTDASSDWDAPTLPLVLALPPLVQCATAQLVQYLASYQLASAFGEAANYRAFYDRTSMLLSSHTMRNLELMHNATDGQVRGSLFWHLDRCRTPMGKRLLRQWLRRPLLRPAQIAERAEAVDILRQRRLAILHQAAAMLVRLPDLARGLARIAYGLVEPTELATVLLSLHRITREFPFRAASEVHSGSALLDEALASLAAAREAVAQHLDAIKIAEARKNAKTELFADVARYPAIQSWKDQIADDDAQLAAHLDEVRTLLHRPKLQYLSVSGIENLIEVRTADANKTPADWVRVNSTKAAVRFHTPTIVRLSKLREQHREQLAEAGRVAWRDYVQCVAQDYAPMHRVVHAIAELDALTSLADVASLPGYTRPDIAEDDEVVLRGFRHPVVEALRDESYVPNDVTLGGERPRSILLTGSNMGGKSSTVRAIALALILAQIGSFVPCEAARMPCHDAIATRMGAHDDLARGKSTFMIEAEETAQMLRTATPRSLLLLDEFGRGTSTFDGAALAHAVLGTLLAQGSHSPKVLFITHYVSLGSLAHAYPDQIANMHMATRLDTRGAETEIVFLHKLQEGLAPDSLGVHVARLAGLPRTLVASAQEHARALRASHHAAEQRRQRHRAAALVRAAFGAKNAAEALSLAKAWYSSS; from the exons gcgccgaagcgggcgcgtgtcgaggaGGAAGATACGCAGGAAAAAGAAGCGCTTGTGCCAGAAGGGCGCGAAGcagaggcgcgcgaggcagAGGAGCCGATGCCAGACGCGCCCCAATCGCATGCAAGAACGAATctcctcgacacgctgcgctttgacgcgcacgcgtccGAGGCCTCCCCGACGCTGCCCCCCATCCGGCCGCCCCGGCCCACACATGCTGCCTTTACgtcggtcgtcgcgccgcgccacaAGGCCGCCCAAGGGGCCGTCAAGtacacgccgctcgagcagcagatCCTCCAGCTAAAAAAGGAGAATCCTGGAgtgctgctcctcgtcgaaGTCGGCTACAAGATGAAGTTTTACCAGGAGgatgcgcgcatcgcgagTCAGCTGCTCAATATT GCGTGCTTTCCGGAAAAgaacctcgaggcggccatGATTCCCGTGCCCCGCCTCTCGGTGCACGtcaagcgcctcgtcgcacACGGCTACAAGGTCGGCGTGTGCCGCCAGACGGAGACGCGCGCACTCAAGGCCGCGACAGAGAATGCGAACAAGCCCTTCACGCGCCAGCTCACGGCGCTGTACACGGCCAGCACCTGGATCGACGAAGTTGGTGCTGCACAGTcgcccgacgagctcggcggcgagcaggtgcTGCTCACCGTCTCAGAGCGGCCGCAcggcgaccgtgtcgaGATCGGGATGGCGGCCGTGGACgtcgcgacggccgccgtgACGCACGACATGTTTGTCGACGATGGCCTGCGCAGT GAACTCGAgacgcgtctcgcgcacctcgcacCAAAAGAGCTCGTGCTCCCGTCTGGCCTCTCGGCGCAGACGGAGCGCATTCTGCGTGCATACGCCGCGCATGCACGGGGCGAGCAgcctgcgcgcgtcgagtgcgtcgacggcgtgcaTGCCAAAGACGCGGCGGCAGTTCTTACCGACGCGTCCAGCGACTGGGACGCGCCGACACTCCCCTTGGTCCTTGCATTGCCGCCCCTCGTGCAGTGCGCCactgcgcagctcgtgcagtaTCTCGCATCCTACCAACTCGCCTCGGCGTTTGGCGAGGCCGCCAACTACCGCGCATTCTACGACCGCACATCGATGCTGCTTAGCAGCCACACGATGCGCAACCTCGAACTGATGCACAATGCGACCGACGGCCAGGTACGTGGCAGCCTCTTTTGGCACCTGGACCGCTGCCGGACGCCGATGGGCAAGCGCCTCTTGCGGCAAtggctgcggcgcccgctCCTCCGCCCCGCACAaatcgccgagcgcgccgaggccgtggaCATTctccgccagcgccgcctcgcgatATTGCACCAGGCGGCTGCGATGCTTGTGCGTCTGCcggacctcgcgcgcggcctcgcgcgcatcgcctacggcctcgtcgagccgaccgagctcgcgacggTCCTCTTGAGCCTGCACCGCATCACGCGCGAGTTTCCTTTCCGCGCTGCGAGCGAGGTGCACTCGGGCTCGGcactgctcgacgaggcgcttgcgtcgctggcggccgcgcgcgaagCTGTGGCGCAGCATCTCGACGCGATCAagatcgccgaggcgcgcaaaaATGCCAAGACGGAGCTGTTTGCCGATGTCGCGCGCTACCCTGCGATCCAATCGTGGAAAGATCAgatcgccgacgacgacgcgcagctcgcggcgcatctcgacgaggtgcgcacgctgcttcACCGGCCCAAGCTGCAGTACCTCTCGGTCTCTGGCATCGAGAACCTGatcgaggtgcgcacggccgatGCGAACAAAACCCCGGCGGACTGGGTGCGTGTCAACAGCACCAAGGCTGCTGTGCGTTTCCATACCCCTACGATCGTGCGCCTCTCgaagctgcgcgagcagcaccgcgagcaactcgccgaggcggggcgcgtcgcgtggcgCGACTATGTGCAGTGTGTCGCCCAAGACTATGCACCGatgcaccgcgtcgtgcacgccattgcggagctcgacgcgctcacgTCGCTTGCGGACGTCGCGTCGCTTCCGGGCTATACGCGCCCTGACAttgccgaggacgacgaggtggtCCTGCGTGGATTCCGCCATCCagtcgtcgaggcgctgcgggACGAGTCCTATGTCCCGAATGATGtgacgctcggcggcgagcgcccgCGCTCCATCCTCCTCACCGGCTCCAACATGGGCGGCAAGTCGagcacggtgcgcgccATCGCCCTCGCCCTCATCCTCGCACAGATCGGCTCGTTTGTTCCGTGCGAGGCGGCACGCATGCCGTGCCACGACGCGATTGCGACGCGCATGGGGGCACACGACGACCTCGCACGCGGCAAGTCGACCTTTATGATCGAGGCCGAAGAGACGGCGCAGATGCTGCGCACTGCGACGCCACGCTCGCTCttgctcctcgacgagttTGGGCGGGGCACGTCGACGTTtgacggcgcggcgctcgcgcacgcagtgctcggcacgctcctcgcgcaagGCAGCCACTCACCCAAAGTCCTCTTTATCACGCACTATGTCTCTctcggctcgctcgcgcacgcctaCCCCGACCAAATTGCCAACATGCACATGGCGACGCGTCTcgacacgcgcggcgccgagacgGAGATCGTGTTCCTGCACAAGCTGCAAGAGGGCCTTGcgcccgactcgctcggcgtgcacgtcgcccggcTCGCAGGGCTACcccgcacgctcgtcgcctcggcgcaggagcacgcgcgtgcgctgcgagCGTCTCAccacgctgccgagcagcggcgccagcggcaccgcgctgcggcgctcgtgcgcgctgCGTTTGGCGCAAAgaacgcggccgaggcgctgtcGCTCGCGAAAGCGTGGTACTCGTCTTCGTAA